The following are from one region of the Salminus brasiliensis chromosome 14, fSalBra1.hap2, whole genome shotgun sequence genome:
- the cbx5 gene encoding chromobox protein homolog 5, giving the protein MGKKNQNRDDDESASSDEEEYVVEKVLDRRVVKGRVEYFLKWKGFTDKHNTWEPEKNLDCPDLIAEFMKTYKKGGSSTGTPSSGAKSTSTGSSAARSKDSSSKRRNSDEEEEGGSKPKRKKEEEILVARGFERGLEPEKIIGATDSCGDLMFLMKWKDSDEADLVLAKEANHKCPQIVIAFYEERLTWHEDGEKKEKGAAAV; this is encoded by the exons ATGGGAAAGAAGAACCAGAACCGCGATGATGATGAATCTGCATCCTCAGATGAAGAGGAATATGTGGTCGAGAAGGTCTTGGACAGGCGGGTGGTGAAGGGCAGAGTGGAATATTTTCTCAAGTGGAAGGGTTTTACAGA TAAACACAACACTTGGGAGCCAGAGAAGAACCTAGACTGTCCAGACCTCATTGCAGAATTCATGAAGACTTATAAAAAAGGCGGCAGCAGTACGGGCACCCCCAGCAGCGGGGCCAAATCGACCAGCACAGGCTCGTCTGCGGCCCGCTCCAAAGACAGCAGCAGCAAAAGGAGAAACTCAGACGAAGAGGAGGAGGGCGGAAGCAAGCCAAAGCGGAAAAAAGAG GAAGAGATCCTTGTGGCAAGGGGCTTTGAAAGAGGCCTGGAACCCGAGAAGATCATTGGTGCGACAGACTCTTGTGGAGACCTCATGTTCTTAATGAAGTG GAAGGACTCGGACGAGGCAGATCTTGTGCTTGCGAAGGAGGCCAATCACAAGTGCCCACAGATCGTCATTGCCTTCTACGAGGAGCGTCTCACTTGGCACGAGGATGgcgagaagaaggagaagggtGCTGCAGCTGTGTAA